In Paenibacillus hexagrammi, the following are encoded in one genomic region:
- a CDS encoding UDP-N-acetylmuramoyl-tripeptide--D-alanyl-D-alanine ligase, with amino-acid sequence MISRSLAEIYEMLGAQAVSEATNIQPGVRIHGVSTDTRSIEPGTLFVPLVGERFDGHAYAAEAYERGAAAAIWQHDRPHPPEGMPIIRVKDTLTALQKLANAYRRQLPVRIVGITGSNGKTTTKDLVAAVLGSTYNVHKTKGNFNNHIGLPLTLLQLGEETEFAVVEMGMSGRGEIELLSKLAEPEAAIITMIGESHLLQLGSREEIARAKVEIISGMPEGALFIYNADEPLIEMAIQEASLPQGLRCVRFGRSADAELQPTGIRMEADGAYFRMNRPEYPELFIPLLGEHNVINALAAVAVGEAFGVSPSAVAAGLASLQMTSMRIEKLTGATGLTVLNDAYNASPASMRAALQLTEQLSGFGRKYVVLGDMLELGEHEEHYHREIGRLLAPERIDGVFTFGRLGSLIAEEAAKAYPSGAVRAYDDKEQLSAELAVLANPEDLVLVKGSRGMRLEQVVNRLLAESP; translated from the coding sequence ATGATAAGCCGTTCACTTGCCGAAATATATGAAATGCTTGGAGCGCAGGCTGTGTCGGAAGCGACGAATATACAGCCGGGCGTTCGAATCCATGGGGTTTCCACGGATACCAGGTCCATTGAGCCGGGAACCTTGTTCGTACCGTTAGTCGGGGAACGATTCGATGGACACGCGTATGCGGCAGAAGCCTATGAAAGAGGAGCAGCTGCAGCGATCTGGCAGCACGACCGGCCGCACCCGCCGGAAGGGATGCCTATCATTCGCGTCAAAGACACGCTGACCGCTTTGCAAAAGCTGGCCAACGCCTATCGGAGACAGCTCCCCGTGCGCATTGTCGGGATTACTGGCAGCAACGGCAAAACCACAACGAAGGATTTGGTCGCTGCCGTTCTTGGCAGTACTTATAACGTTCATAAGACTAAGGGGAATTTCAACAATCATATCGGACTCCCGCTAACCCTGCTGCAATTAGGGGAAGAGACCGAATTTGCCGTCGTAGAGATGGGAATGAGCGGACGCGGTGAGATTGAGCTGCTCTCCAAGCTCGCCGAGCCTGAAGCTGCAATCATCACGATGATCGGTGAATCGCATCTGCTTCAGCTTGGGTCCAGAGAAGAGATCGCCAGGGCTAAAGTTGAAATCATCTCAGGAATGCCGGAAGGGGCGCTGTTCATTTATAACGCCGATGAGCCTCTGATCGAGATGGCTATACAGGAGGCCTCGCTTCCGCAGGGCCTGCGCTGTGTCCGCTTCGGCCGTAGCGCCGACGCGGAGCTGCAGCCTACCGGCATCCGCATGGAGGCGGATGGCGCTTACTTCCGGATGAACCGTCCGGAGTATCCGGAGCTGTTCATCCCGCTGCTGGGCGAGCACAACGTCATCAACGCGCTCGCCGCTGTTGCCGTCGGCGAAGCCTTCGGCGTTTCGCCGAGTGCCGTTGCAGCGGGACTTGCGTCGCTGCAAATGACAAGCATGCGCATCGAAAAGCTGACCGGAGCCACGGGGCTCACGGTGCTTAACGATGCGTACAATGCCAGCCCGGCCTCGATGCGGGCTGCCTTGCAGCTGACCGAACAGCTGAGCGGGTTCGGCCGCAAGTATGTCGTGCTCGGCGATATGCTGGAGCTGGGCGAGCACGAAGAGCACTACCACCGCGAGATCGGCAGGCTGCTCGCGCCGGAACGAATTGACGGCGTGTTCACCTTCGGCCGTCTGGGCAGCCTGATCGCGGAGGAAGCCGCCAAGGCGTATCCGTCCGGCGCCGTCCGCGCTTACGATGATAAGGAGCAGTTGTCCGCAGAGCTTGCCGTGCTAGCTAATCCTGAGGATCTCGTGCTGGTCAAAGGCTCGAGAGGCATGCGGCTGGAGCAGGTCGTGAACCGGCTTTTAGCAGAATCACCGTAA
- a CDS encoding UDP-N-acetylmuramoyl-L-alanyl-D-glutamate--2,6-diaminopimelate ligase: MNLKELASALLIAHIHGDAEREITGMEADSRKVNPGDVFFCIPGLIADGHDFAPKAVELGAAALVTERVLDLSVPQIVVKDARYAMAALSAHFYRYASKSMKVIGITGTNGKTTSTYLIEKILSDQGFTTGLMGNIHIKVGDEYVENKSTNTQEAVELQRILRKMADCKTDYCVMEVTSNGLDMGRVKGVHFRTGIFTNLTQDHLDYHKTMDNYRAAKGLLFSRLGNSFSANPDERQFAVLNGDDPASDYFKSITAAQVITYGIDTPCDVRAEQIRVTSQGTEFKLVSFVGEAWFRMKLVGKFNVYNALGAIASTLAEGVALEQIRNSLEGVAVVEGRMEPVSEGQDYLVLVDYAHTPDGLENALSTIKEFAEGRIITVFGCGGDRDRTKRPLMGKVTAAYSDYLFVTSDNPRTEDPDAILQDIVPGLEEAGVPQNKYELIVDRKAAIQKAIELAGPGDVVLIAGKGHETYQDIMGVKHDFDDRLVAKAAIRGRSR, encoded by the coding sequence GTGAATTTGAAAGAGCTTGCTTCCGCACTGCTCATTGCTCATATACATGGAGATGCAGAGAGGGAGATTACCGGCATGGAAGCCGACTCCCGTAAAGTAAACCCGGGTGATGTATTCTTTTGTATACCCGGATTAATTGCAGACGGTCACGATTTCGCCCCCAAAGCTGTAGAGCTGGGGGCAGCTGCGCTTGTCACAGAACGAGTACTGGATCTATCTGTTCCGCAGATTGTCGTCAAGGATGCACGATACGCGATGGCAGCTTTGTCCGCCCATTTTTATCGCTATGCAAGCAAATCCATGAAAGTAATCGGGATTACGGGCACAAACGGCAAGACGACTTCGACTTATCTAATTGAAAAGATATTAAGTGATCAAGGCTTCACAACTGGACTGATGGGGAATATCCACATTAAAGTCGGTGATGAATATGTTGAAAATAAGTCGACGAATACGCAGGAAGCTGTGGAGCTGCAACGGATTCTCCGCAAGATGGCAGATTGCAAAACGGATTATTGCGTCATGGAGGTCACCTCCAACGGTCTGGATATGGGGCGGGTGAAGGGAGTTCATTTCCGCACCGGTATTTTTACGAATTTGACACAGGATCATTTGGACTATCATAAAACGATGGACAATTACCGGGCTGCAAAGGGGCTGCTGTTTTCTAGACTGGGCAACAGCTTCAGTGCCAATCCCGATGAACGCCAATTTGCCGTATTGAACGGGGATGACCCGGCGTCCGATTATTTCAAAAGCATAACGGCTGCACAAGTAATAACTTATGGCATTGACACTCCGTGTGATGTCCGCGCAGAACAAATTAGAGTGACATCGCAGGGTACGGAGTTCAAGTTGGTTTCATTTGTTGGAGAAGCCTGGTTCCGAATGAAGTTGGTCGGCAAGTTCAATGTATACAATGCTTTAGGGGCGATTGCCTCAACTTTGGCCGAAGGCGTCGCACTCGAACAAATTCGGAATAGTTTAGAAGGTGTGGCTGTTGTAGAAGGGCGAATGGAGCCTGTGAGTGAAGGGCAGGATTATCTCGTCCTTGTCGATTATGCGCATACGCCTGATGGACTTGAGAATGCTTTATCTACGATTAAAGAATTCGCAGAGGGAAGGATCATCACTGTGTTTGGATGTGGCGGGGATCGGGATCGTACGAAGAGACCGCTGATGGGCAAAGTGACTGCAGCCTACAGCGATTACTTATTCGTAACCTCGGATAATCCCCGAACTGAGGATCCAGATGCTATTCTGCAGGATATTGTTCCAGGTCTTGAAGAAGCTGGGGTTCCGCAAAATAAATATGAACTGATCGTAGATCGTAAGGCCGCCATTCAAAAGGCTATTGAACTGGCAGGCCCGGGCGATGTAGTATTGATAGCAGGAAAAGGCCACGAAACGTATCAGGATATCATGGGAGTCAAGCATGATTTTGACGATCGTTTGGTGGCTAAGGCTGCGATAAGGGGAAGAAGCCGATGA
- a CDS encoding DUF4349 domain-containing protein, producing MRIQTERETVALWCHKGTGWKRRMSGLCLTTLLVAAILSGCGSSGENSTAKSAGAPKAEAQSASAAAEPAKVTGQSQQMGDRSPLASAEDKALASTSSESNTTTSPSQTSVVPAAQNEGEEGFNRKLIYHANLVMPVTDYVQSETKLRDLVALSGGYILQFSENAGTSERGGTFTIKVPAKGFVSLLDGLESISPSLQRNVQGQDVTEEYVDLESRLKAKQMVETRLLSFMEKASKTDDLLAFSNELSKVQEEIEQIKGRMRYLDQNVAYSTIELRMYQQTGNKPLLSDPNELSLSERIGKAWYSSLNILAAVLQGILIFLAAALPVVVILAVILLPIWWNRRRKKRQLASIRSEIKEQNAAKLHESEENESK from the coding sequence ATGCGCATTCAAACAGAAAGAGAAACCGTCGCATTATGGTGTCACAAAGGTACTGGGTGGAAAAGAAGGATGAGCGGGTTATGCTTAACGACACTGTTGGTAGCTGCCATCTTAAGCGGCTGTGGCTCTTCAGGAGAGAACAGTACAGCAAAATCCGCGGGCGCGCCTAAAGCGGAAGCGCAATCTGCTTCGGCTGCTGCAGAACCTGCAAAGGTTACGGGGCAAAGTCAACAAATGGGGGACAGGAGTCCGTTGGCATCAGCAGAGGATAAAGCACTGGCATCGACTTCATCAGAGAGCAACACCACTACGAGTCCATCACAGACGTCTGTTGTGCCGGCCGCGCAAAATGAAGGGGAAGAAGGCTTTAACCGGAAACTGATCTATCATGCAAATCTGGTCATGCCTGTGACAGACTATGTTCAGTCAGAGACCAAGCTCAGGGATCTAGTGGCTTTAAGCGGTGGGTACATTTTACAATTCTCCGAGAATGCAGGCACTTCAGAACGAGGGGGGACATTTACGATCAAAGTTCCGGCCAAGGGTTTTGTCTCCCTATTGGACGGTCTAGAGTCCATAAGTCCCTCTCTCCAGCGGAACGTGCAAGGACAGGACGTTACAGAAGAGTATGTGGATTTGGAGTCCCGTTTAAAAGCCAAACAGATGGTGGAGACTAGGTTGCTTAGTTTCATGGAGAAAGCGTCCAAGACGGATGACTTGCTTGCGTTTTCCAACGAGCTATCGAAGGTTCAGGAGGAAATCGAGCAAATAAAAGGACGAATGCGGTATTTGGATCAAAATGTCGCTTATTCCACCATCGAGCTCCGCATGTATCAACAAACAGGCAATAAGCCGCTGCTTTCGGATCCTAATGAGTTGTCGTTAAGCGAGAGGATCGGGAAAGCGTGGTATTCCAGTTTGAATATTTTGGCGGCAGTCCTGCAAGGGATCTTAATTTTCCTAGCGGCCGCACTGCCAGTGGTTGTCATTCTAGCAGTCATTCTGCTGCCCATATGGTGGAACCGGAGACGAAAAAAACGTCAGCTTGCCAGCATAAGAAGTGAGATCAAAGAACAAAATGCCGCTAAACTGCATGAATCGGAAGAAAATGAGTCCAAGTAG
- the rsmH gene encoding 16S rRNA (cytosine(1402)-N(4))-methyltransferase RsmH, translated as MFHHVTVLKEESVEGLHIKPDGIYVDCTMGGAGHSSLIASQLGPNGLLIAFDQDDIALNNAKTVLAPYLDRVQIVKSNFRYLEQVLRTIPQAMKDGRPQVDGILFDLGVSSPQLDEAERGFSYHQDAELDMRMDRTSELTAKVIINEWPEERIAKILFEYGEEKFSRRIAAGIAKARADHTIETTGELVELIKEGIPAAARRTGGHPAKRSFQALRIAVNDELGAFEDALEQSIRCLAPQGRVAVITFHSLEDRICKQTFHKYIEKCTCPPDFPLCVCGNKGIVKLVNRKPIVPGDQELEHNQRARSAKLRIAEKL; from the coding sequence GTGTTTCATCATGTGACAGTACTTAAGGAAGAGTCGGTAGAAGGATTACATATAAAACCCGATGGTATTTACGTAGATTGCACGATGGGCGGAGCGGGGCACAGCTCTCTGATTGCTTCGCAATTAGGCCCAAACGGGCTTCTGATTGCCTTCGATCAAGATGACATTGCCTTGAACAATGCCAAGACAGTCCTGGCTCCCTACTTGGATCGCGTGCAGATCGTAAAGAGTAATTTTCGGTATCTGGAGCAGGTGCTCAGAACCATTCCCCAAGCTATGAAAGACGGGCGGCCGCAAGTAGACGGAATCCTCTTCGATCTTGGCGTATCATCTCCTCAATTGGATGAAGCAGAACGTGGCTTTAGCTATCATCAAGACGCTGAACTGGATATGAGGATGGATCGAACGAGTGAGCTCACCGCGAAGGTGATCATCAACGAGTGGCCGGAAGAACGCATAGCAAAGATTCTGTTTGAGTATGGTGAAGAGAAATTCTCCCGCCGCATTGCTGCAGGCATTGCCAAAGCAAGAGCTGACCACACCATCGAAACAACCGGTGAACTTGTTGAATTAATCAAAGAGGGCATCCCTGCAGCCGCTAGAAGGACCGGCGGACATCCGGCGAAAAGGAGCTTTCAAGCGCTTCGCATTGCCGTGAATGACGAGTTAGGAGCCTTCGAAGATGCGCTCGAGCAATCCATTCGCTGCTTGGCACCGCAAGGGAGAGTAGCAGTCATTACCTTTCACTCACTGGAAGATCGAATTTGCAAGCAAACCTTTCATAAATACATTGAAAAATGCACGTGTCCGCCTGACTTCCCGCTATGCGTTTGCGGAAACAAAGGCATTGTAAAGCTGGTCAATCGTAAGCCGATTGTGCCCGGGGATCAAGAACTGGAACATAATCAGCGAGCAAGATCCGCCAAGTTAAGAATAGCAGAGAAACTATAA
- a CDS encoding penicillin-binding transpeptidase domain-containing protein, translating into MTKKIKMRSLLIGGFFTLLFVVLIAKVYWIQVVEASWLTSKAKELWEEDKVLAPVRGSILDRNDKVLAVDATAYTVSLNPEIINSYHDLEDITQGLADILKDSDETRDELEAKIREKGTKKRNDGTFLVNVEIKNEGWKISKDKADQVKELIASIQNKLDVKSKENIGIYISEDKKRYYPGETLASHILGYTNKEGKAALGLELSMDDILKGVPGMMNYETDAKGVELPDAKVTYKPAEDGKNVRLTIDKNIQYYIESALAKVNEEWHPKSLTAIAVDPHTMEILGMANVPTFNPNSYWTIDNQEDFKNNAVASRYEPGSTFKIVTLAATVQEGLFKPEDKYQSGAIRVEDRELHDHNRVGWGKITYLEGLKRSSNVAFVKLGYEMLGEDKLRSYINKFGFDEKTNIDMPGEVSGLIDMKYPTEYATATYGQGKVVVTAIQQTAAYGAIANGGMMMWPHIVKDILDPKTNQVIQSFEPKEVRQVVTPQTAKQVGEYLEQVVSDQNIGTGKLAYIDGYRVAGKTGTANVVLPGDRTYATDQWLVSFIGYAPVEDPKILLTLIADQPDLGGNYHLGGQVLGPAFKDIVTQSLQYMGVASNKQPKVETKQANTLTMPDLVESTLQSAQDKAKELNLKLDVFGSGNQVIEQFPKAGTEITTAQRIYVSVQPYDELPVPNFKGRSLRDALEACSFLRLDCQTTGEGYVVDQSVSGEGDSRSVTLQLQPLSETAAASPTPTPSNAAKAKTNAKDNSSKSDSASKEKSAKPAE; encoded by the coding sequence ATGACTAAAAAAATTAAAATGCGCTCATTACTGATCGGAGGGTTCTTCACCCTTCTTTTTGTTGTGCTTATCGCAAAGGTCTATTGGATTCAAGTAGTAGAAGCGTCTTGGTTGACAAGCAAGGCGAAAGAATTGTGGGAGGAAGATAAAGTTCTTGCTCCCGTCAGAGGTTCGATCCTGGACAGGAACGATAAGGTGCTCGCCGTAGACGCGACCGCGTACACCGTTTCTTTGAATCCTGAAATTATTAATTCCTATCATGATTTAGAAGACATAACGCAAGGACTTGCTGATATTTTAAAAGATTCCGATGAAACAAGAGACGAGCTAGAAGCCAAAATCCGAGAAAAAGGCACCAAAAAGCGGAATGACGGCACATTTTTAGTCAACGTTGAGATTAAAAACGAAGGCTGGAAGATCAGCAAGGACAAGGCCGATCAGGTCAAGGAATTAATCGCCTCTATACAGAATAAGTTGGATGTGAAATCCAAGGAAAATATAGGGATTTATATTTCTGAAGATAAGAAAAGGTACTATCCCGGTGAAACTCTCGCCTCGCACATACTTGGTTATACCAACAAAGAAGGCAAAGCTGCTTTAGGATTGGAACTCTCCATGGATGATATTCTTAAAGGTGTGCCGGGGATGATGAATTATGAGACAGACGCCAAAGGGGTAGAGCTGCCTGATGCCAAAGTTACCTATAAACCGGCGGAGGACGGCAAGAATGTAAGGCTAACGATTGACAAGAACATCCAATATTACATCGAAAGCGCGCTTGCAAAAGTCAATGAGGAATGGCATCCAAAAAGCTTGACGGCTATTGCTGTCGATCCTCATACCATGGAAATTCTTGGTATGGCCAATGTCCCTACGTTTAATCCGAATTCATACTGGACCATCGACAATCAGGAGGATTTTAAGAATAATGCCGTAGCTTCACGTTATGAGCCGGGCTCGACCTTTAAAATTGTCACTTTAGCGGCTACTGTTCAAGAAGGATTGTTCAAACCGGAGGACAAATACCAATCCGGGGCTATTCGGGTAGAGGATCGAGAGCTTCATGACCATAACCGTGTCGGATGGGGCAAAATCACCTATCTCGAAGGCTTAAAACGTTCCAGTAACGTTGCATTTGTTAAGTTGGGCTATGAGATGCTCGGTGAGGATAAACTTAGAAGCTATATTAACAAGTTCGGCTTTGATGAGAAAACGAATATCGATATGCCTGGAGAAGTGTCAGGCTTAATTGATATGAAATACCCTACCGAGTATGCGACGGCTACGTATGGACAAGGTAAAGTAGTGGTAACGGCTATTCAACAGACCGCAGCATATGGAGCGATTGCCAACGGCGGCATGATGATGTGGCCCCACATTGTTAAAGATATCTTGGATCCGAAGACAAACCAGGTTATTCAATCCTTTGAGCCCAAAGAAGTGCGTCAGGTAGTAACACCGCAAACGGCCAAACAGGTTGGAGAATACTTGGAGCAGGTCGTATCAGATCAGAATATCGGTACAGGTAAGCTGGCTTATATTGACGGGTACCGGGTAGCCGGTAAAACAGGTACAGCGAACGTAGTCCTACCTGGAGATCGGACTTATGCTACGGATCAATGGCTCGTATCCTTCATCGGTTATGCTCCGGTGGAAGATCCGAAGATCTTGCTCACCTTAATTGCAGACCAACCGGACCTCGGCGGCAACTACCACTTGGGCGGACAAGTATTGGGACCTGCTTTCAAAGATATCGTCACACAGTCCTTGCAATATATGGGGGTGGCTTCGAATAAGCAACCAAAGGTGGAGACCAAACAAGCGAACACATTGACTATGCCTGATTTGGTCGAATCGACCCTCCAATCTGCGCAGGATAAAGCGAAGGAATTGAACTTGAAGCTTGATGTATTTGGCAGCGGAAATCAAGTGATCGAACAATTTCCGAAGGCTGGAACTGAAATCACGACCGCCCAACGAATCTATGTGTCTGTGCAGCCTTATGATGAACTGCCGGTTCCTAACTTTAAAGGGAGATCACTGCGTGATGCGCTGGAGGCCTGTTCGTTCCTAAGACTCGATTGTCAAACGACTGGTGAAGGTTACGTTGTCGATCAGAGCGTATCCGGTGAAGGGGACTCCCGATCCGTGACCCTACAGCTGCAGCCGCTCAGTGAAACAGCAGCCGCTTCCCCGACTCCGACTCCGTCTAATGCAGCAAAAGCAAAAACGAACGCAAAAGACAACAGCAGTAAATCGGATTCGGCCTCTAAAGAGAAGAGTGCCAAGCCTGCTGAGTAG
- the mraZ gene encoding division/cell wall cluster transcriptional repressor MraZ — translation MFMGEYQHSIDEKGRMIIPAKFREALGESFVITRGLDQCLFVYPRSEWIVLEQKLKALPLMKSDARAFTRFFFSGATECDLDKQGRANIPSNLIEHAKLEKDCVVIGVSNRVEIWSKQMWESYSNESEQSFNEIAEKLVDFNFDL, via the coding sequence ATGTTCATGGGGGAATACCAACATAGCATAGACGAAAAAGGCCGAATGATCATACCGGCCAAATTTCGCGAGGCGCTCGGCGAGTCCTTTGTCATCACCCGCGGCTTGGATCAATGTTTGTTCGTGTATCCGAGAAGCGAATGGATCGTGCTGGAGCAGAAGCTCAAAGCACTTCCACTCATGAAATCGGATGCAAGAGCGTTTACAAGGTTTTTCTTTTCAGGTGCTACGGAATGTGATCTTGACAAGCAAGGCAGGGCTAACATCCCAAGTAATCTGATTGAGCATGCAAAGCTTGAAAAGGATTGTGTCGTGATTGGTGTATCCAATCGTGTTGAGATTTGGAGCAAGCAAATGTGGGAAAGCTATTCCAATGAGTCGGAGCAGTCGTTTAATGAAATTGCAGAGAAGCTCGTAGACTTTAATTTTGATCTATAA
- a CDS encoding septum formation initiator family protein — protein MPSYIQGNLALDQKRPRQETKVKMKETTKIVYRSKSLPVQEKMLYLFTVVLCVIVAGVIVWRYAAIYQMNASILQMQKQVRQIEAENSALKQQSEALQSPDRLKKEAERLGLKPQEEWMKSHTATAAAKPKTSTDKKTKVAFNP, from the coding sequence ATGCCTTCCTATATTCAAGGGAATTTAGCCCTGGACCAAAAACGCCCACGTCAAGAGACTAAAGTGAAGATGAAGGAAACGACAAAAATCGTGTACCGCAGCAAATCTTTGCCCGTACAGGAGAAAATGTTGTATCTATTTACGGTTGTGCTTTGTGTGATTGTTGCCGGAGTCATTGTATGGCGTTACGCGGCGATTTACCAAATGAATGCAAGCATTCTTCAGATGCAAAAGCAGGTTCGCCAGATTGAAGCGGAAAACAGTGCTTTAAAGCAGCAGTCCGAGGCGCTGCAAAGTCCTGACCGTTTAAAGAAGGAAGCAGAGCGTCTCGGGTTGAAACCTCAAGAGGAGTGGATGAAATCACATACGGCGACCGCTGCTGCAAAGCCAAAAACATCCACGGATAAGAAGACGAAAGTAGCCTTTAATCCTTAA